The following proteins are co-located in the Vigna angularis cultivar LongXiaoDou No.4 chromosome 2, ASM1680809v1, whole genome shotgun sequence genome:
- the LOC108328366 gene encoding protein RICE FLOWERING LOCUS T 1 produces MAREDPLSIGGVIGDVLNPFTSSVSLTISINNRAISNGYELRPSHVVNRPRVTVGGEDLRTFYTLVLVDADAPSPSNPVLREYLHWMVTDIPATTNASFGREVVVYESPQPSAGIHRLVFVLFQQLGRDTVISPELRHNFNSRNFAENNNLTPVAAAYVNCQRERGCGGRRY; encoded by the exons ATGGCACGAGAGGATCCTCTTTCTATTGGTGGTGTGATAGGGGATGTTCTGAACCCTTTTACAAGCTCAGTTTCTCTCACAATTTCCATCAACAACAGAGCGATTAGCAATGGCTATGAACTGAGGCCCTCTCACGTTGTTAACCGCCCTAGAGTTACTGTAGGTGGTGAAGACCTAAGGACCTTCTACACTCTG GTTCTGGTAGATGCAGATGCACCTAGCCCTAGTAACCCCGTCTTGAGGGAATACCTCCACTG GATGGTGACAGATATTCCAGCAACCACAAATGCAAGCTTTG GTAGGGAGGTTGTGGTTTATGAGAGTCCACAACCTTCAGCAGGGATTCATCGacttgtgtttgtgttgttccAGCAATTGGGCAGAGACACTGTCATCAGCCCAGAACTTCGTCATAATTTCAATTCCAGAAACTTTGCTGAAAATAATAACCTCACACCTGTTGCAGCAGCTTATGTCAACTGCCAAAGAGAGCGTGGGTGCGGTGGAAGGAGGTACTAA
- the LOC128195340 gene encoding uncharacterized protein LOC128195340: protein MHIKFDRPRQLVSPVLLVKKKDGSSRLCIDYRQLNKLTIKNKYPLPRIDDLLDQLHGAAVFSKIDLRSGYHQIRVKEDDIQKTAFRSRYGHYEYVVMPFGVTNAPAVFMEYMNRIFRPYLDKFVVVFIDDILIYSKTEDEHEEHLRLVLGVLREKELYAKLSKCEFWMKEIQFLGHVVSAGGISVDPAKVRAILEWESPRSVTEVRSFVGLAGYYRRFIEGFARIVAPLTQLTRKDQPFAWTDRCEASFQELKVKLTSAPVLVIPDTSKSFEVYCDASHQGLGCVLMQEKRAVAYASRQLRTHERNYPTHDLELAAVVFALKIWRHFLYGSTFQVFSDHKSLKYLFDQKELNMRQRRWLEFLKDYDFELLYHPGKANVVADALSRKVVHVSSMMVHELSLVESFRNLRLRFELELSSIKCCNLSISSDVFDRIRMKQREDEELVKILSALGTDQAKWFNTGTDGMLRYMGRTLTKSAHFLAVNLKMSMTNLAKLYIQEIVRLHGVPSSIISDRDTRFTSRFWQSLQSELGSKLQMSSAYHPQTDGQSEQTIQTLEDLLRTCVLDHLGAWDEILPLVEFTYNNSFQASIGMAPFEALYGRKCRTPLCWFKEGEQVLTGPELIQQTTEKVKQIQERLKTSLSRQKSYVDKRRRPLEFAAGDHVFLRLNPVTGVGRAVHPKKLSPKFIGPYQILRKIGPVAYELALPPQLSNLHPVFHVSQLRKYIANPSHVLELEDIQLRPDRTLELRPVRMEDSRTKYYKGKEVRLVKMVWDAKTGDSTWEVESAMKDLYPSLFSG from the exons atgcacatcaaatttgatcggCCGCGACAGCTCGTATCACCCGTGCtgttagtgaagaagaaggatggcagctctcggttatGTATAGACTACAGACAATTaaataagctgaccatcaagaacaagtacccatTACCTAGGATTGATGACTTGCTAGATCAATTACATGGGGCTGCAGTGTTCTCAAAGATTGATTTGAGATCCGGGTATCATCAAATCAGGGTTAAGGAAgacgacatccagaagacagcaTTTAGGTCTCGTTATGGGCATTATGAATATGTGGTGATGCCTTTTGGAGTAACGAACGCCCCCGCAGTGTTCATGGAGTATATGAACCGCATATTCAGGCCCtatttggataagtttgtggtcgtcttcatagatgatattctcatctattcCAAGACTGAAGACGAGCATGAAGAGCATCTTAGACTTGTACTTGGAGTGTTGAGGGAGAAGGaattatatgccaagttgtctaagtgcgaattctggatgaaggagatTCAGTTTTTGGGTCATGTGGTGTCGGCTGGAGGCATCTCGGTAGATCCAGCGAAAGTACGAGCGATactggaatgggagagtccgcgTTCGGTCACAGAGGTGCGTAGTTTTGTTGGACTGGCGGGCTACTACAGACGTTTCATCGAAGGCTTTGCTAGAATAGTGGCGCCGCTAACTCAGTTGACCCGAAAAGATcagccgttcgcttggaccgatcgttgTGAGGCCAGTTTCCAGgagttgaaagtgaaattgacgagcgctccagtgttAGTTATTCCGGACACGTCTAAATCATTTGAGGTATATTGCGACGCTTCTCATCAAGGTCTGGGTTGTGTTTTGATGCAAGAGAAGCGAGCGGTAGCTTATGCGTCTCGTCAGTTGAGGACTCACGAGAGGaattacccaacgcacgacctggagttggcagcggtcgtttttgcgctaaagatttggaggcatttcttgtatggatccacgttccaagtcttcagtgatcacaagagtctcaagtacctctttgatcagaaggaattgaatatgaggcagaggAGGTGGCTCGAGTTCTTGAAGGACTATGACTTCGAGCTACTCTATCATCCAGGAAAGGCGAACGTAGTAGCGGACGCTCTAAGCAGGAAGGTGGTGCATGTGTCGTCCATGATGGTGCACGAGCTAAGCTTGGTGGAGAGTTTCAGAAATCTAAGGTTACGGTTTGAGTTAGAACTGAGCAGCATCAAGTGTTGTAACCTTAGCATATCTAGCGATGTGTTTGATCGGATTAGGATGAAGCAACGCGAGGATGAAGAGCTGGTGAAGATCTTAAGcgcgctcggtacggatcaAGCTAAGTGGTTCAATACGGGAACAGACGGCATGTTGCGTTACATGGGCAGAAC gctaacgaagagcgcccacttcctAGCAGTTAACTTGAAGATGTCGATGACCAACCTAGCCAAGTTGTATATCCAAGAGATCGTTCGCCTACATGGAGTGCCGTCGAGCATCATTTCCGATCGAGACACAAGGTTCACTTCACGGTTTTGGCAGTCACTTCAAAGCGAGCTCGGTAGTAAGTTGCAAATGAGTTCGGCatatcaccctcagacggacggtcagTCTGAACAGACCATCCAGACGTTAGAAGATTtgctgaggacgtgcgtcctagatcacttaggCGCATGGGATGAGATCCTGCCGCTAGTGGAGTTCACGTATAACAACAGTTTCCAAgcgagcattggaatggcaccgttCGAAGCACTCTATGGGAGGAAAtgccgaacgccactttgttggttcaAGGAAGGAGAGCAAGTGCTGACTGGACCTGAGCTTATCCAGCAAACGACCGAGAAAGTCAAGCAAATCCAGGAGAGATTGAAGACGTCTTTGAGCAGGCAGAAGTCGTACGTTGATAAGAGGAGAAGACCGTTGGAATTCGCTGCAGGAGACCATGTGTTCCTTCGACTCAATCCAGTCACTGGTGTAGGACGAGCCGTTCATCCAAAGAAGCTGTCTCCCAAATTCATTGGGCCATACCAGATCCTGAGAAAGATCGGACCAGTAGCGTACGAGCTTGCATTGCCACCCCAGCTATCCAACCTTCACCCCGTTTTCCACGTCTCTCAACTTCGGAAGTATATAGCGAATCCATCCCATGTACTAGAGTTGGAAGACATTCAACTACGTCCCGACCGAACGTTAGAATTACGTCCAGTTCGAATGGAAGATAGCCGCACCAAGTACTACAAAGGCAAGGAAGTTCGTTTGGTGAAGATGGTGTGGGACGCTAAGACTGGTGATTCAACGTGGGAGGTTGAGAGCGCCATGAAGGACTTATACCCTAGTCTATTTTCAGGTTAG
- the LOC108327732 gene encoding uncharacterized protein LOC108327732 has translation MAYPFSDFKYSDGLTVVGISFCTAIVCEAISWVLIYRTNSYKNLRSSIDKASKKLETMKTDSNKINIKKSKTKKIDRVETSLKESSRDLSLFKFKSGGVVALVLFVVFGLLNSLFEGKVVAKLPFKPFGLIMKMSHRGLQGNDPTDCSMAFLYFLCSISIRTNLQKFLGFAPPRGASAGLFPMPDPKTS, from the coding sequence ATGGCATATCCTTTCTCAGATTTCAAGTACTCTGATGGCCTCACTGTAGTTGGTATCTCCTTCTGCACAGCTATTGTTTGTGAGGCTATCTCATGGGTTCTTATCTATCGGACCAATTCTTACAAAAATCTTCGGTCCTCCATTGACAAGGCCTCCAAGAAACTTGAGACCATGAAGACAGACAGCAATAAAATCAACATCAAGAAGTCCAAGACCAAAAAGATTGATCGTGTTGAGACAAGCCTCAAAGAATCGAGTCGTGATCTGTCTCTCTTCAAGTTCAAGTCTGGGGGTGTGGTGGCTCTGGTTCTCTTTGTAGTCTTTGGATTGCTGAATTCACTCTTCGAAGGCAAGGTAGTTGCCAAATTGCCCTTCAAACCTTTTGGGCTTATTATGAAGATGAGCCATCGAGGGTTGCAGGGTAATGATCCCACTGATTGTTCCATGGCATTTCTGTACTTCTTGTGTTCCATTAGCATCAGAACAAATTTGCAGAAGTTCTTGGGTTTTGCACCGCCCAGAGGTGCAAGTGCTGGCCTATTTCCCATGCCTGATCCAAAGACCAGTTGA